One window of the Misgurnus anguillicaudatus chromosome 8, ASM2758022v2, whole genome shotgun sequence genome contains the following:
- the gcdha gene encoding glutaryl-CoA dehydrogenase a: MALRRAFSRLLVNSQRCCLVSASRAQGTSASAKHDAEEPKKSTKTPKVTFDWRDALDLEGQLTEDEVMIRDTFRTYCQEKLMPRILMANRNEHFHREIVNEMGELGVLGPTIQGYGCAGTSYVAYGLIAREVEKVDSGYRSVMSVQSSLVMHPINAYGTEAQKQKYLPKLARGEILGCFGLTEPNHGSDPGGMETKAKFNPSSGTYTISGAKTWITNSPHADICVVWAKCDDGKVRGFILERGMKGLSTPKIEGKFSLRASSTGMILMDDVEVPEDNLLPNVSGLAGPFGCLNNARYGIAWGALGAAEYCFHAARQYTLDRIQFGVPLARNQLMQKKMADMLTEITIGLQSCLQLGRLIDQKKYAPEMISMLKRNSCGKALDIARQARDMLGGNGISDEYHIIRHVMNLEAVNTYEGTHDIHALILGRAITGLQSFTVGK, translated from the exons ATGGCTTTAAGAAGAGCTTTCTCACGCTTGCTAGTGAACTCACAGAGATGTTGTCTGGTCTCTGCGTCACGGGCACAAGGCACTTCAGCATCAGCAAAACATG ATGCAGAGGAGccaaaaaaatcaacaaaaacgc ctAAGGTTACTTTTGACTGGCGTGATGCGTTGGATCTGGAGGGCCAGCTCACAGAAGACGAGGTCATGATCAGAGACACTTTCCGCACCTACTGCCAGGAGAAACTCATGCCCCGAATCCTTATGGCTAATAGGAATGAAC ATTTCCATCGGGAGATTGTGAACGAGATGGGAGAACTTGGTGTCCTTGGGCCTACCATTCAAG GGTATGGCTGTGCAGGTACCAGTTATGTGGCATACGGTCTGATCGCCAGGGAGGTGGAGAAAGTGGACAGCGGATACCGATCTGTTATGAGTGTTCAGTCCTCATTGGTCATGCATCCAATCAATGCCTATGGAACAGAAGCACAGAAACAGAAGTACCTGCCTAAA CTGGCTCGCGGAGAGATTCTAGGTTGTTTTGGACTAACAGAACCAAACCATGGAAGCGACCCTGGGGGCATGGAGACCAAGGCCAAATTCAACCCTTCAAGTGGTACCTATACCATCAGTGGGGCAAAAACGTG GATCACCAACTCGCCACATGCTGATATCTGTGTGGTATGGGCGAAATGTGATGATGGCAAAGTGAGGGGCTTTATTCTCGAGCGGGGAATGAAGGGACTGAGCACCCCCAAAATTGAGGGCAAGTTTTCTCTTAGGGCATCATCCACTGGGATGATCCTAATGGATGATGTTGAAGTGCCGGAGGACAACTTGCTACCCAATGTGTCTGGCCTTGCT GGTCCCTTTGGCTGCCTGAATAATGCACGATATGGCATCGCATGGGGTGCATTGGGTGCAGCAGAATATTGCTTTCATGCTGCCCGTCAGTATACCTTGGACAG AATCCAGTTTGGAGTTCCTCTGGCCAGAAACCAACTCATGCAGAAAAAAATGGCCGACATGCTGACCGAGATCACGATTGGACTCCAGTCATGTTTACAACTGGGCAGACTGATTGATCAAAAAAA ATACGCACCAGAGATGATCTCCATGCTGAAACGCAACTCCTGCGGTAAGGCCCTGGACATCGCCAGGCAGGCCAGAGACATGCTGGGTGGAAACGGCATATCGGATGAGTATCACATCATACGCCACGTCATGAACCTGGAAGCTGTGAACACATATGAAG GCACTCATGATATCCATGCCTTAATCTTGGGAAGAGCAATCACTGGACTTCAGTCATTCACCGTTGGGAAATAA
- the acp5a gene encoding tartrate-resistant acid phosphatase type 5a, which produces MASPMLFLLTVLPVVLCYHSSFIDLEPKGGNRSSIKFLVLGDWGGLPYPPYVTPIETSTARMMAKTASQMGSDFVLALGDNFYYKGVSDVNDPRFQETFENVYTQDSLNIPWYVIAGNHDHAGNVLAQIEYSQKSKRWNFPYYYYEMNIRIPKTDSTLTILMLDTILLCGNSDDFLDQQPKAPRSGVQANRQLIWLQERLARSKADYLLVAGHYPVWSISEHGPTDCLLKKLRPLLKKYKATAYLCGHDHNLQYLKESGIGYVVSGAGNFMDPDVRHRGQVPRGYLKFFNGDAGTLGGFAHVEVDKKQMTVTFIQARGTSLYQAVLKKRDDVFRDDEDED; this is translated from the exons ATGGCGTCACCAATGCTGTTTTTGTTAACTGTTCTCCCTGTGGTCCTCTGCTACCATTCCTCATTCATTGACCTGGAACCTAAAGGAG GTAACCGGTCCTCCATCAAGTTTCTAGTTTTGGGGGACTGGGGTGGCCTACCGTATCCACCCTATGTCACCCCTATAGAAACGTCCACTGCGCGTATGATGGCCAAAACCGCTTCTCAGATGGGTTCGGACTTCGTTCTAGCTCTCGGTGATAACTTCTACTACAAGGGTGTCAGTGACGTTAATGACCCCAGGTTTCAG GAAACTTTTGAAAATGTCTATACTCAAGATTCTCTTAACATTCCATGGTACGTCATTGCTGGCAATCACGACCATGCAGGAAATGTCCTTGCTCAAATTGAGTACAGCCAAAAGTCAAAAAGATG GAATTTTCCCTACTACTACTATGAGATGAACATCCGCATTCCTAAAACGGACAGCACTCTGACCATACTCATGTTGGACACCATACTGCTGTGCGGTAACTCCGATGACTTCCTAGATCAGCAGCCCAAAGCTCCTCGAAGTGGCGTTCAGGCCAACAGACAGCTGATCTGGCTTCAGGAACGCCTGGCGAGATCAAAGGCCGATTATCTTCTGGTGGCCGGCCATTACCCGGTGTGGTCCATCTCTGAGCACGGACCGACCGACTGCTTGCTGAAGAAGTTGAGGCCGCTGCTGAAGAAGTACAAAGCCACTGCGTATCTGTGTGGCCATGATCACAACCTACAG TACCTCAAGGAGTCTGGGATCGGTTATGTGGTTAGTGGAGCTGGCAACTTCATGGATCCTGACGTGCGGCACCGCGGCCAGGTTCCTCGAGGCTACCTTAAGTTCTTCAACGGCGATGCGGGCACCTTGGGTGGCTTTGCCCATGTGGAGGTCGACAAGAAACAGATGACCGTTACGTTCATCCAGGCTAGGGGGACTTCTCTCTACCAGGCTGTTCTTAAGAAGCGCGATGATGTTTTTAGAGATGATGAGGACGAAGATTAA
- the LOC129449955 gene encoding uncharacterized protein: protein MNPVNFSRFNRSISGNAVYQFALYESPLYKDYKPPARDLVQIPRTALYLMMAGVVVIAVAYAIVGHLIKDLAHDILDWALGPDEESIKASSEAGEDTSTHTPSGLTHSHPNAFHVWDQDDVVIPLHSEHSPQASPLLGVIPFIPHFFPSPTSHSVINSPAPNLETKSPNKTSQEAYVFPSPKITGQHCTVSHVSFPDRKDGSDKV, encoded by the exons ATGAACCCGGTTAATTTCAGTAGGTTTAACAGATCCATCTCTGGAAACGCTGTGTATCAGTTTGCGCTGTACGAGTCGCCGCTGTATAAGGATTATAAACCTCCGGCCAGAGATCTCGTACAGATCCCCAGAACCGCGCTTTACCTCATGATGGCCGGTGTGGTGGTGATCGCCGTCGCTTATGCTATTGTGGGACATTTAATCAAAGACCTCGCTCACGACATCTTGG ATTGGGCTTTAGGTCCAGATGAGGAGAGCATAAAAGCCAGCAGTGAGGCAGGTGAGGACACCTCCACTCACACGCCATCGGGTCTTACACATTCACACCCCAACGCCTTTCACGTGTGGGACCAGGATGATGTTGTTATCCCCCTTCATTCGGAGCACAGTCCCCAGGCCAGCCCTCTTCTCGGTGTCATTCCCTTTATACCACATTTCTTCCCATCACCCACGTCTCACAGCGTTATCAACAGCCCGGCACCCAACCTCGAAACCAAGAGCCCCAACAAGACATCGCAAGAGGCCTACGTCTTTCCCTCTCCTAAAATCACGGGACAACACTGTACTGTCTCTCATGTGTCATTTCCTGATAGGAAAGATGGAAGTGATAAAGTCTGA